TTGgctttttgggggggggggttGCATTGTGAAAGACGAATAGAAGTATTTGAGTATAATTTCAcatgtgaattattattatatagcagTTGTGGATTACCATCACACTCTGGGTTCAGAGTCCAGCCAAATTTACCACATCTGGGGATTCCCTCTCTGGGTTTGAACCGTGGATcacaactgtattttaataCGGCATCTTTCAGGTATTTTGCCTGTAGCTCAACAATACTTCCATTTGATATGACAGGGGCTGTGCAAGTTATTTCTGTATGAACAGTGAGAGAAGTGAAAGAAACAATAATTAAACTGGTgttctgaataaatatatgtatatccGGTTATgataatcagaaaaaaacaaacaatatactGAACCTTTGCATGTTGGTACAGCATCACTCCATTCGCCTGTCTCTTTGCAGTGAATGTCACTACTTCCCTCTATCTTTTTGTCAGAAGACACACACTCAAAATGAACAACATCACCATAACTTCCCTCCTCTGTGTTTCCTGTTGCGGTTACATCCACGTTTGTGTGAACCGCTGGACATTTTACAGCTAGACAATGTGtggatataaaaaataaaatcaatcaataaattaaccaatcacttaaaaataaatcaaatctttaagttatagttatattataaGTCACACGTATGACGGgtaaaaaatgaaacaagaataaataaaaaggaaaaacagcgGCTATCATACCCTCACAGACAGGAACAGCATTGTCCCATCCTTGAGCTCTGCAGGTACGCTGATTGATTCTGCTCGTCATTTCATACCTATCCACACAAAAGTACAAGGAGTGTCAATCTGACAAGGACTGTACATATTTTCTACAATAATaactagaaaagaaaagaaaaaagcattaagCACTTTTACCCTTTCTTACAAGTGTACACCACTGTCGctccaaaaacaaactctgTCTCCTCTGTAAGTAAAAAATCACCATTTTGGGCATCGCCTGGATGACTACATTTCTTCTCTGCAGAAATCAAACAAGTTTTACTTTACATGATCACACtgatttaatgttaataacctgaaaaaagaaatgtgccCATCATGTTGACAATTCTCTTACTTGCACATGGCCGCTTAATGGATTCCTTCCACACTCCTTTTTCGCACCTTAATTTATACAAGCCGGTATAACCCGTAATGCAGGTCACTCTCACTGTTTGGCCATCAGTGTATGAAGCTTTCTCAGCTAGCtctgtgttttcatatttaatgtccTCTCGGGGGCAAACTGTAAGACGTAACACAAAGACGTAAGCATATAACATTTACACTAAAGTCAatcaaatctaaatgaaaagacattcaaataaacaacaacaaacaaatcacTTGCCTTGACATCGGGCACAATTTAAGAAAAACCACCAAAGGCTGAATCCGAAGAGTTTTACAGGAACTCTCATTTTGAGCTCAGTTCACAAGTACtgaatcttttttttggtttgccTTTGAATCTATTGCCTGCTCGGGGAGTTAATCATTtacctatgtttaaaaatgtcttcctgACACCAGACCTCTCTGCGCAAAGGCAACATttcctgtaaaataaataaaacaaataataatgttacacCAAAAAATTTCCTCTGAGAAGTCAAACATCTCAAGTCAAACGTGTGTAACATATAAAAACGAAGCAAAGGGAAGGTTTCAAAATAATTGCTTTGCTTACTGCTTAAACCTGTTTTTGACTGGTCCGTGCACTATGTGATTGAATTAATTAGAACGAAATGTGATGAACAAAAAGTGTGTCTCATTAGAAATGAGTGTGATGACTGATACACAACAGTTATTAAGCATTGCTGTAACTGCCATTGCATTATAAAAAGTGTTCTGTTTCGAATTGAGCAATCTATTGAACTGATAAACAAAAGATAGAAGAGGAGTTTGACACCTACTTGTCTTTGCTTAAATTGTTGTTGTCTCATAGATGACCTGTTGCCTTTTTTTCATCTCTTGatggaaaaaaacccaaacaaacaaaaaaatgtaaggttGGATGTCATTTACTGGATGTTTCAGTGTAGACTTGGTAAACACTGACATGTTAAACTCAAAGGTCTTAAAGCTTTATTTGCAAATGGTTGGTTTTGTTTGCAAATGGTTTATTTGCTAACATTCAGAGGATATGTTGAAAGCAGGGCTTTcaatgaattcattaaaaaagaagaatgcaACAtgcagtaataatattttataatagataaatataaataaataataatgaagtcATGTAAAAAGTTAGGACAGCCAATTAATTTCCATAGTTTTCATaatcaggacacacacacacacacaaaccggTCCATCCTAGCTcttaaaatgtggaaaatgacACTTCAGATGAGATACTGACATATTGCTCTGTGccgtttgtttatttaataaaaataaagacaccATGACATAGGAATTAAGAGTGTATGAAGCCTTCTTCTTTATGAAGGCActtctaattatatatatatatatatatatatatatatatatatatatatatatatatatatatatatatatatatatatataataacagcaGCACATTTTTAGCAGAacagctgaaaagaaaaaaataaaggtattgCAATAGCCCAGGCAAAGTCCAGAGCTCATCCTGGCTAAAATCATGTTGTgcataaacaaatcaataaatgcccacaaaaatcaataaatagaGCAGCACTGTAAAGAAGAGTGGGCCAAAATTCCTCACAAGAAACCtcacactggacttcaagctgCTTGGGTTCTGAGCCTCTTCAATCCTCCAGATTTGAGACCCCTTCCAAACGAAATGCAACATTTACTTTTCTCTGAAAAGACAACTTTTGACCACAGAGTAACAGTCCAGTTATTTTTCACCTTAGCCCAGTTAAGATGCTTCTGGTGTTCTTTCTGTTTCAAGAATATCTAGATAGCCCTTTTTCTGAAGACGTCTGAGCCTGGAGACTCTTGCTTCACTGACCCCAGCTTTATTCCACTCTTTGTTAAGCTCTCCCAAGTTTTTGAATCTGCTTTGCTTGGCAGTATTCTCAAGCTTGCAGTCATCCCTGTTTCTTTAACACCTGTTCTTCCTTCCAGTAAACTTTGCAATTAACATGCTTTGATGCAACACTTTGAACAGCCACTTCTTTTAGTAATGATTTAACCTCTTTGTGGAGGGTGTCAATGTCTGGAATTTCTATTCCAGAAATAGCCAAATGACCAAAAAGACTTGGCCATAGTCCATAAAACAATTATTGACATCCTCCACAAAGAAAGTGACAGAAGGTCATTACTGAAAGGGGTGTGTTACAAAGCGAACAACAAGAGAGCATGCAAATCCgtctttattgtaaaatgtggTTATGGGCAAGACAAAAGAGTAATTCAATAAACAGGCATGGGTCAAACGTTGCTAGATCTAAGACAGGCAGATGTTTAGGATCCAGGTAACCAGGTAAACAATACATGACTGAAGTAGACTAGAGCTAGGACTTGGAACTACAACTAAAATAGGGAACTAGCTTCGTAAAGATGCTATCGCTAAGAGAGAGGTGAGCGAAAATAATACTCAGTGTTGAATGGGGGTTTGAGACtgatttttacagtgtatgttaCTGGCTGTAAACTTTATCAGTGAAATGGAACATGTAGAAAGGAATGAAATGTAACTGTGTACTTAACCAAGATAATACTGATGTATTGATTATTGGAATACAATTGAATACCcatattatggatttttaaaaatgaccttttatgcaGTGTGTAGACTTAATATACTTTAAGTACATGATTATTTCGCaaatcattattcattattcatgtatttccacgccgcacacacacacacacacactttgttgatgcagtataactaccttgtgtcttgttgctgtgctcaatctTGCCATGACATGAAACTGTCTTTCAGTTCATGACTGGGTTTCAACCTACGCATGATCATTAGCACCCGTTAGGTCGGTGCTATAAGTGAAATAATCACAAACACGTAATTATTGTTGATTAATGCTTAATCTCTCCTGCTGTTACGGAGCACAGGGCAGTGCGGCGAGATGACAAAGAAGGCTGATCTTGATTGGTCCTCTTGCATGCATTTGAagtgctgattggctgattcgCAGATAAATCTAAATTTGAGTTTGACTTTGTAGatagaacctttttttaataaaaagtcataaaaatgtacacaactGTACAAACAAGGAAACAAACTGTCACAGAATAAGAATGTGAATATCTCAATTTTAACCAAAATGTTAGATAGAACCTTATGATTCCAATCCATCCTTTCGTCAAAGACTAAGAAACAAACAAGGATACTACTAATACTGTAATGCAATTATTACATGTTGTTACATGTGCTTCAGTCATTGTGTAGCTTACCTGATGTCCATGTGGTCTGTGTTATGTGGGAAAATCATCTCGGCCATTGAAACAAATAATCTGTAACAATATTATATGCTGAGAAACATTTGGTAAAGACAGACTATTAGgacattaaaacattcattatttatcaaatGCATGCtgcaacacacagacacacacatttccaAAGTTGATCTTAACCCCTTCAgacctgttttatttatttttttactaaacaaaGGTTTGTGTAAACTTTTTTCCCTTTATGTTCACTATAATGGACACCAGGACTGAagaaaatacacatattttaatcattcacAATAAGAAGAGCTGGTGCATTAAGTTTAACTAGTGTTTAATCCCGATATGCTGTGTGATATCACATGAGGCACTCCCTCTGGCATTAAAATCTTAATATCTTGtagtgtttgtgtgctttttaataTCCCAAGGTTACATCCGCCCTTCTACTTCCCCTGCTGCTTCCAGTTTTTTCTTTGTGGCCAAGAAGGGGCTTGTGGCCCTGCATAGACTACAGATCGCTCAACAGAATAACTGTCAAGTTCCACTATCCATTGTCCCTCATCCATGCAGCCCTAGAGAATCTAAGAGGAGCAACCGTATTCATTAAGTTGGACCTCCACAGTGCTTACAACAGAATCAGAATGTGAGAAGTCGATGAGTGGAAAACCGTTTTCCAGTAGACTTCAATCCAGGAGACTCCTACCCGTCACTATGTGTATCTTATGATACTGTATGGAGTAATCAACGCATCAGTCTTCCAGAATTTTTTGCACAAGGTACTCAGAGACTTTCTCCTCAAATTCGTCATTGTATAAATTGATGACATTTTTATCTACTCCAAGAGTCAGACGGAAAACCATGGACGTGTTACACAGGTTCTCCAGAGGCTATGCAAATACCAGTTTTTCCTGAAAGCCGAGAAATCCACCTTTCATCTCCCTTCAATACTGTAAGGGTCCCCCCTTTCCTGaagaacagaatccagaggTCCTTGTCAAAGGTATAATGTGCTTTCGGTCTTTTCCTTGCACATCTGaaaaatcacttatatttattaataatttgcttttccaattttaattctaaatctTCTCATAATTTtgtctgactccaatctttcaaAGTTTTTAATCTTTCCCATAGTATAAGTGATTTCTGTGAAATATACCAATCGCACTGAAACATGAAACTGAGGTTCACAAGACAAATGACATATAAcgccttattcttaatgaacctTAAGCCaactcttttgggcagaaggagggtaatcaggaagagcagaggtgaagaggttGTCATAAAACAACAGGGAGATAGAGGGTgttgtttgctctttttttgaggttcttttgttcctttggaagATCACTTATGGTGGTCAGAGATGGCAAGGGATGCGAGAAGGTACATGAGTGGATGTAAGGATTGTTCCATGTCCAAGAGGTCCAGCTGGTAAGTTGTGACCCCCGCTAATCCTGAATCGCCCCTGGTCACACCTATGAGTGGACTTTATCACAGATCTACCACCCTCTGAAGGTAACACTTGTATTATAGTAATCATGGATAGATTCTCTAAGTTCTGCCATTTATTACCCCTCAAAAGTTTACCCACTGCCCTGTAAACAACGGAACAGCTGTTTAACCAATATTTTGGTTGTTTGGACTCCCTGAAGACATTGTATCTGGCCAGGTACCCCTGTTTATATCCAGTGTATGGAATACATTCTTTTATCTCTTAGGTGTGACCCTTAGCCTCTCCTCTGGATATCATCCCCAATCTAACGGACAGACGAAGAGGAAAATCCAGGAGGTGCCTTCTGCCATAGTCACCAGAAGTCCTGGAACCAGTTCTTAGGCTTGGTCCAGTATGCACAGAACTCCCTTCACCAACTGGCTACTGGTCTCACTCCCTTCCAGTGTGTACTTGGTTTCCAGCCTCCCTAGTTCCCGTGGTCCAGTAAACCATCAGATGGCAGTCGACTACTGGTTCCGAGAGCGCAAGAGAGTCTGGGACAAAGCTTACCTTTATCTCCAACAGGCAGTGCGCAGGGAAAAGAGCCAGGATGAGCAGGGGAGAGCTGAGACACCCACTTTCCAACCTGGCTAGAAGGTATGGCCTTGTATGACATTCACCTGCCCCTGCCCAGACTCACACTGAGCTGCATGTGATTGTGTTCAAATTCCCTataaaatctgattaaaatcTGATTTCCTTTTGAGCTAATTTGGTACACTGATGTGCATAAAACCATGCTGCCAAGCaataaatcacatccaaataataataataatagtttacaCTGTCCTGCTCTGGCAAAGTGTGGTTTTGGATAATATCAGCATTAAtctatattgtttgttttgttttttggtgcaAAGGAACTGGACTGTGATGTCTGTAAAAAAAGTGTCCAACCAGTGTGAATCATGTTTGGGCAATCCTTCAGGATGCTATAATAAATCAAGTCAACACTTGAATAAATTGAAAGCTCTGAAGCCCAGATTATGCAAAGCTGTACAGCTGCTAATGGTGGATATTTTGATGAACCGTCAATGTAagtattttatgtgtataaaCTGTTCTGAACATTCTGAACAAAAAACATTCctcaattctgattggtcagcagttttatttacaataattaaaaatattcaataaaataaaacttaaattgtTCTGTGTATTATGCGTTTTggcaaaattaatttatattatttaataaagtatgaGTGGCCCCTGCTGGCATTGTGGTTTgtctttcatatttaatttgaagaCCATGCCCTTCCTCGTCTAATTAATGCTTCTCATGAGGCGAtgttaaatgtgtgtgcatctgtgtgaaAGCTCTCAGTTTCAGACGtgagaaagaaatattactgtatcCGTTTTTTTGGTTCAGTCATGCGTAACAACGCTCTTCAGCCGTGATTTATTCATGATACAGCACAGCCTCTTGTACCTTGTTGCTTACACACTGTTACAGCCCATTTTAATAGGGTGAGACATGAATACAAGATGTTAACAGGATTCCAGCCACAGTCAACAGATAAACAAAGGCAACATGTTCATTTTAAGCTATTTATTGGTAAAGAGTAAAAATTAATAGAAGGAGCATTAGCTTCAGAGAGACCCAaggccaaaataacaaaccaaaagaacttaataaaacaaatataaaaaaatcaggcAATGTTTATAACAACCCACCATaccaaaacagtccaaaacagaaaaaagaggACTATAAGGCAGTGGAGTGGGTAGAAAAAAGGGTGTAAtgaaagagaggagaagaagactAGAAAGAGATAAGCAGAGATGATGGGAGAAAAGAGTATaggagaaggaaagagagaagagataAGTAGAGAGGAGGGTATTGGTGTAGTGAGGAGAAACTGTAAAAAGCCATAGACATATACCTGTAATACACACAGTGCCCTCCACTAATATTGCATCAGAGCCGATCCTCCCTATGTGCAAAGTTTGCAAACTACATAGGGCCCCCAAAGCACCAGGGGGCCAACCTTGCTCTTAAAGAcagtaaattgtgcttttgcCAATGTAGAGAGGTGAAATAGTGTATTGGTAGGTTCTCGCATCACCAATGGCGTTATGATATTTGGATCACGTCACCAAAGGTGTGGTTATGAGTACATCACATTAAAAAGATTGGTAGGATCTCCAACTTGTAGAACCCCTTTCTGTATCATCGACACATGGAAAACACAAGTGTAATAAAATAGAACCAATGATAGACAAGAGTCATCAACAACTACTAAATGAATACCATAAATGAAATAGGAATAAAGTGTATAAGATGCGTGATATGCAAGATGTTGTATGTTGCTATGTCAGAGCTACTTTCTGGTTATCATATACCAATAAAGagctgaaaagaaaatgcatttctaaatagGCAAAACCAAACTagattaaaatgcacaaaaaaaaatcaagaaaaaaagggCAAAAGGAGAACAAGGATATAATATCGGTAGATAGAAGATAAAGAACACTTAGAGGTTAGAGGATACGTTCTGGAAGAAGAACAGGTAAAAACCACAACAAACCAGAACAGGTGAACgcaataaagtaaaaaacaaaggACTAGACAAGGGGGCGTGGCTATATGTTCACAAATAATTAAGTAACATGCCAACAATGTACAAATTTGtcatatgttatattaaaaaatagcatGTCATGAAATACTCAAACATATACTTGGTAAATGGTTAATAAGTTactagttaatatattattatgtattatagtAGTATATTAATCACTTGAAATTTTAACATTGTACTATTATCTCATACCATTAAAAATACTCCATCAGTGTCAGAGAATACATCTGTCTAACCCTCACCGGTCAGCCTTTACATTGCAGCGCTacaaagtattcaaaacctgtTGTGTAAAGGCATGAATAAATCACTTACACTTTCTGCATCCCCTAAAGTGTAAACTACTCGTAAGTTGTAAATGTCTTACTCATCATTGGTAGATCTTTCACGCACACACAACCTGTACCCGGCAGAGTAGTTTACACTTTAGGGGATGCAGAAAGTGtcgttaatgtttttttacaaatgtttttttgtaacagtACAATGTCAGAAAATACTGCAGCATTTCAGTCTTTCAAGTGATTAATAATAACTAGTAACTTAACTAAAAAAACTCAGCTACAGTTAAATCAACAAATTTATTTGACtaattgtttaacattttgctatttaaatattgtgaaaaatatatagtttggGGCCACTTtccttaaacatttttaaatatttttttttcagtgcattaaTGCGTGTAAACGGTTTGAGCGATGGTTTGACTTGAGATGGTTGGAACTTGGAAATTTAGGACACGGAGATGGATGGAGCACCTGGAAAACGCAGGAGACAACTGGAACTGGAGAACATCGCAAGAGCTAAGTATCAGAAGGTTTTAACTCAATAGAGTGTCAGCAGTGGTCCACTTCGTGGAGAATGAGACCGGACATTGAGGGAACTGTGGTGTGTGCTTGTATATTGTGGGTGGTGATCACCTAACCCCTTGTAACTTATTTATAACTTAATCTTCAAAACATAGATAAAGCTATTAACACATCACTTATTAATCAGTTGATTAATAACAGAGCTCCTGTTTCTCCGATCTCCCAGTGATCTTGTGTTGTTTATTCTGAAAGACTGTGCTTAATcgctgctttaaataaatactttgatTCACTTTGAAACTCCTGTTTCCATCAGCGTCCCtaacaaggtgtgtgtgtgtgtgtgtgtgtgtgtgtgtgtgtgtgttgtctatACCATTAtaaattctgtgttttataaTAAGGGTTGAGTTGATGAACCTGAGATATGAAAGTACAAGCTTAAAACGGTGGAGCGTTTCTTCAGGTGTATGTTATTAGAAGGGAGCTTTAACATAACTACCATTTCATTATGTACGAAAATATGAATTTCATGAATTGAGTGGCATTATGATTGTTCTATATATGAATACGTATGTATATTCGTGTATCAATGAAAACACAAAGTCCGTTTTTTGTAATCAGTTTTATTTCcatgtaattgtttttggtttgtttgtttctttatgtaATAGCCACAGGCTGTCGATTTTCCTGTACGTGCCTCTGTCGCCTGCGATTCACTGATCAGATTAAAACCAGGGCTGGATCTCATCCTTGTGTTGTCTTCGTGTACAGACACGCTacactaataagcaactatatAAGAgagcataaaataaagtgttaccacaatGTTTTACACTTCATGCAATTAGAGGCAACACACCGATAGACCGTAACATACTTGCTGTATGACTGTCCATTGGGGCTGGGAATTAAAAGTGACTTGGGTCACACAATttctaaaaaacacacatcagcATGATCATACAACCTATACTGATAGCAAAGATTTGAATACAATACATGTGTGAGTTCTGCATTCCTAGTGAACAAATTAAGTGCTTTCACACATGATCACTGGCTGTAGTTCATCAGCAATTTAGTGTGGCAGGAAAATGTCAGTGTTtccaaaatgaaacaaaagagcTGTTTGCTTTGAATGATGAGTGCAATGtagagaatgtttttttttttacacaagcaAACTGATTTTAAAGGATGTGATGTGCTTGTAGTTTTGCAGACTTGGTCTAAAGGTATTTAAGTGAATGTATTGACTGAGTAGTGtataagcaattaaaaaacaaagtgaCATTCCTCTCTGGTTTTATCTcttttttctatataaatttaattgatttaagcACGCAAGGTACTTCTGTTCAAGACATAGGCCTAAGTGTGCAAAActatttgtaaaatgaaaaatgacaaacattGATTTGTCTCCtataaaaaacccaaaacatttacagtaatggtttcaataaaaccaaaaaacataacatttagtAGCAGAACATACCAGCACACAGTGGgcttggtgtttttttttgtttttgtaatggttACACAGTTTTTGAAACTATGGCTCCATTTCTCAAAACTCACAATATGTGTGTAGCTTTTTTCACTTGCTTGTAAACATATAAATGTCTTAAGGTGCTGAATAGGTCCACTATGattataaaccaaaaaaaaggtcatgctgtaaattctgtttattttgctaTACGCTGTGGGTtgtaatataaagtgttaccttctTTCTCAAAACATTCAAAGTCTTGATTTCTAAGTGAACAAAGtatgtattttcattcatgATCGCTTGCTGTAGTTTATTAGTAATTTAGTGTAGAattaaaatgtcagtgtttccaaaatgaaacaaaatagctttgatttgaatgatgTGTGCAAtgtagaaaattattattattatttttattattattattacactagTAAACTGATTTTAAAGGACGTGATGTGCTTGTTTTGCAGACTTGGTCTAAAGATGAGGTATATGAGTAAATGCTTTGACTGAGAAGGACTCAAGTaccacttttaataaaaaaaataaacaacaaagacTGTAACATCTTTTCCATCTGACTTGATATTTTTTCCTCCAAATTTAACTGATTAAAGCTCACAAGTTATTTCTGTTCAAGACATAATTATGCAGAACTCAGGGCAAGATGAATCATGAGAAATGTTGAAACTATTACCGTAAATGCTTTGCCATTTGCAGGAGacaaatcaatcaaacaaaaaacataacatttagtAGCAGAACATACCAGCACACAGTGGGTTTGGTGTCCATCCGTCTCGTGTACATGTTGCTTCTTTTGCTGTTTCACGATATCCAGACTCAcatctgtatgtttttttcactCCAAGTCTCAAATCTCTTCTAAAGTAACCGCTTGGATAATACACATGCTGATTATGTGGAACTTCACAACTAATCTCTGAAacaagattaaatttttttataacaacataaaaaaagtgcataaaaataacatttctctttaattttACCTGCACACTCAGTCATGTGATCCCAATCTCCACTATTTAGGCACGTGAATAATTTGCTGgtttcttttgtaaaaatgaGCCAGTGTCTCTCAGAGCAGGTAATCATCACTTTCTCTCCAGCTTTGAAAATAGTTTTCCCCTCTGGATAGATGCTGATTACTCCTAATTTAGTTGTCTTCAGCTCACAAGTTACTTCTGTTGAAGACATTATTATGC
This window of the Puntigrus tetrazona isolate hp1 chromosome 22, ASM1883169v1, whole genome shotgun sequence genome carries:
- the LOC122327278 gene encoding beta-2-glycoprotein 1-like, whose protein sequence is MSSTEVTCELKTTKLGVISIYPEGKTIFKAGEKVMITCSERHWLIFTKETSKLFTCLNSGDWDHMTECAEISCEVPHNQHVYYPSGYFRRDLRLGVKKTYRCESGYRETAKEATCTRDGWTPNPLCAEIV